The following coding sequences are from one Arvicanthis niloticus isolate mArvNil1 chromosome 14, mArvNil1.pat.X, whole genome shotgun sequence window:
- the Chst9 gene encoding carbohydrate sulfotransferase 9 isoform X4: protein MVTTGKIQKHITNQNSEVYMPGDLKKKRGNLLNLGRPTRVLRKSSHSQREDRAHGSSTETHQGAKLRDFQKPIQMDWPLVTRPLNKSSVQGNKRKKADATQEKRRSFLHEFCKKYGGVNDPKSNLFHIVSRIYVEDKHKILYCEVPKAGCSNWKRILMVLNGLASSAYNISHDTVHYGKHLKTLDSFDLKGVHMRLSTYTKAVFVRDPMERLVSAFRDKFEHPNSYYHPVFGKAIIKKYRPNASAEALNNGSGVKFKEFAYYLLDAHRPVGMDIHWERVSKLCYPCLINYDFVGKFETLEEDANYFLQLIGAPKELKFPNFKDRHSSDERTNAHVVRQYLKDLSAAERQLIYDFYHLDYLMFNYTTPHL from the coding sequence AACTCTGAGGTTTACATGCCTGgagatttaaagaagaaaagaggaaatctACTCAACCTGGGAAGACCCACTAGGGTTTTAAGGAAGAGCAGCCATTCACAAAGGGAGGACCGAGCTCACGGATCATCAACTGAAACACATCAAGGAGCTAAGCTTCGAGATTTTCAGAAACCCATCCAGATGGACTGGCCACTGGTCACTCGGCCCTTAAACAAAAGTTCAGTCCAAGGCAACAAACGGAAGAAAGCAGATGCAACCCAAGAGAAACGTAGATCCTTCCTTCATGAGTTTTGCAAGAAATATGGTGGAGTAAATGATCCCAAATCCAACCTTTTTCATATAGTTTCCAGGATATATGTAGAAGACAAACACAAAATCCTGTACTGTGAAGTACCAAAGGCTGGCTGCTCTAATTGGAAAAGAATTCTGATGGTCCTAAATGGATTGGCTTCCTCTGCATACAATATCTCCCATGATACTGTGCACTACGGCAAGCATCTGAAAACACTAGATAGCTTTGACTTAAAAGGAGTACACATGCGTTTGAGCACCTATACCAAAGCTGTGTTTGTTAGAGATCCCATGGAAAGATTAGTGTCTGCATTTAGGGATAAATTTGAGCATCCCAATAGTTACTATCATCCAGTGTTTGGAAAGGCAATTATCAAGAAATACCGACCAAATGCCTCTGCAGAAGCATTAAATAATGGATCCGGCGTCAAATTCAAAGAATTTGCCTACTATTTGCTGGATGCTCACCGTCCAGTAGGGATGGATATTCACTGGGAAAGGGTCAGCAAACTCTGTTATCCATGTTTGATCAACTATGATTTTGTAGGGAAGTTTGAGACATTAGAAGAAGATGCCAATTACTTTCTACAGTTGATTGGTGCTCCAAAAGAGTTGAAATTTCCGAACTTTAAGGATAGGCACTCCTCTGATGAAAGAACCAATGCCCACGTGGTCAGGCAGTATTTAAAAGATCTGAGCGCAGCCGAGAGACAGCTCATCTACGACTTTTATCACTTGGACTATTTGATGTTTAATTACACAACTCCACATTtgtaa
- the Chst9 gene encoding carbohydrate sulfotransferase 9 isoform X5, whose protein sequence is MCPGWNSEVYMPGDLKKKRGNLLNLGRPTRVLRKSSHSQREDRAHGSSTETHQGAKLRDFQKPIQMDWPLVTRPLNKSSVQGNKRKKADATQEKRRSFLHEFCKKYGGVNDPKSNLFHIVSRIYVEDKHKILYCEVPKAGCSNWKRILMVLNGLASSAYNISHDTVHYGKHLKTLDSFDLKGVHMRLSTYTKAVFVRDPMERLVSAFRDKFEHPNSYYHPVFGKAIIKKYRPNASAEALNNGSGVKFKEFAYYLLDAHRPVGMDIHWERVSKLCYPCLINYDFVGKFETLEEDANYFLQLIGAPKELKFPNFKDRHSSDERTNAHVVRQYLKDLSAAERQLIYDFYHLDYLMFNYTTPHL, encoded by the coding sequence AACTCTGAGGTTTACATGCCTGgagatttaaagaagaaaagaggaaatctACTCAACCTGGGAAGACCCACTAGGGTTTTAAGGAAGAGCAGCCATTCACAAAGGGAGGACCGAGCTCACGGATCATCAACTGAAACACATCAAGGAGCTAAGCTTCGAGATTTTCAGAAACCCATCCAGATGGACTGGCCACTGGTCACTCGGCCCTTAAACAAAAGTTCAGTCCAAGGCAACAAACGGAAGAAAGCAGATGCAACCCAAGAGAAACGTAGATCCTTCCTTCATGAGTTTTGCAAGAAATATGGTGGAGTAAATGATCCCAAATCCAACCTTTTTCATATAGTTTCCAGGATATATGTAGAAGACAAACACAAAATCCTGTACTGTGAAGTACCAAAGGCTGGCTGCTCTAATTGGAAAAGAATTCTGATGGTCCTAAATGGATTGGCTTCCTCTGCATACAATATCTCCCATGATACTGTGCACTACGGCAAGCATCTGAAAACACTAGATAGCTTTGACTTAAAAGGAGTACACATGCGTTTGAGCACCTATACCAAAGCTGTGTTTGTTAGAGATCCCATGGAAAGATTAGTGTCTGCATTTAGGGATAAATTTGAGCATCCCAATAGTTACTATCATCCAGTGTTTGGAAAGGCAATTATCAAGAAATACCGACCAAATGCCTCTGCAGAAGCATTAAATAATGGATCCGGCGTCAAATTCAAAGAATTTGCCTACTATTTGCTGGATGCTCACCGTCCAGTAGGGATGGATATTCACTGGGAAAGGGTCAGCAAACTCTGTTATCCATGTTTGATCAACTATGATTTTGTAGGGAAGTTTGAGACATTAGAAGAAGATGCCAATTACTTTCTACAGTTGATTGGTGCTCCAAAAGAGTTGAAATTTCCGAACTTTAAGGATAGGCACTCCTCTGATGAAAGAACCAATGCCCACGTGGTCAGGCAGTATTTAAAAGATCTGAGCGCAGCCGAGAGACAGCTCATCTACGACTTTTATCACTTGGACTATTTGATGTTTAATTACACAACTCCACATTtgtaa
- the Chst9 gene encoding carbohydrate sulfotransferase 9 isoform X6, translated as MPGDLKKKRGNLLNLGRPTRVLRKSSHSQREDRAHGSSTETHQGAKLRDFQKPIQMDWPLVTRPLNKSSVQGNKRKKADATQEKRRSFLHEFCKKYGGVNDPKSNLFHIVSRIYVEDKHKILYCEVPKAGCSNWKRILMVLNGLASSAYNISHDTVHYGKHLKTLDSFDLKGVHMRLSTYTKAVFVRDPMERLVSAFRDKFEHPNSYYHPVFGKAIIKKYRPNASAEALNNGSGVKFKEFAYYLLDAHRPVGMDIHWERVSKLCYPCLINYDFVGKFETLEEDANYFLQLIGAPKELKFPNFKDRHSSDERTNAHVVRQYLKDLSAAERQLIYDFYHLDYLMFNYTTPHL; from the coding sequence ATGCCTGgagatttaaagaagaaaagaggaaatctACTCAACCTGGGAAGACCCACTAGGGTTTTAAGGAAGAGCAGCCATTCACAAAGGGAGGACCGAGCTCACGGATCATCAACTGAAACACATCAAGGAGCTAAGCTTCGAGATTTTCAGAAACCCATCCAGATGGACTGGCCACTGGTCACTCGGCCCTTAAACAAAAGTTCAGTCCAAGGCAACAAACGGAAGAAAGCAGATGCAACCCAAGAGAAACGTAGATCCTTCCTTCATGAGTTTTGCAAGAAATATGGTGGAGTAAATGATCCCAAATCCAACCTTTTTCATATAGTTTCCAGGATATATGTAGAAGACAAACACAAAATCCTGTACTGTGAAGTACCAAAGGCTGGCTGCTCTAATTGGAAAAGAATTCTGATGGTCCTAAATGGATTGGCTTCCTCTGCATACAATATCTCCCATGATACTGTGCACTACGGCAAGCATCTGAAAACACTAGATAGCTTTGACTTAAAAGGAGTACACATGCGTTTGAGCACCTATACCAAAGCTGTGTTTGTTAGAGATCCCATGGAAAGATTAGTGTCTGCATTTAGGGATAAATTTGAGCATCCCAATAGTTACTATCATCCAGTGTTTGGAAAGGCAATTATCAAGAAATACCGACCAAATGCCTCTGCAGAAGCATTAAATAATGGATCCGGCGTCAAATTCAAAGAATTTGCCTACTATTTGCTGGATGCTCACCGTCCAGTAGGGATGGATATTCACTGGGAAAGGGTCAGCAAACTCTGTTATCCATGTTTGATCAACTATGATTTTGTAGGGAAGTTTGAGACATTAGAAGAAGATGCCAATTACTTTCTACAGTTGATTGGTGCTCCAAAAGAGTTGAAATTTCCGAACTTTAAGGATAGGCACTCCTCTGATGAAAGAACCAATGCCCACGTGGTCAGGCAGTATTTAAAAGATCTGAGCGCAGCCGAGAGACAGCTCATCTACGACTTTTATCACTTGGACTATTTGATGTTTAATTACACAACTCCACATTtgtaa